A window of Sphingomonas astaxanthinifaciens DSM 22298 genomic DNA:
CGCAGAGCGAGATCGACGCCTTCGTCGAGGCCGGCTTCACGCTCGCCCAGCTCGAACTCATCCAGGCCAGTATCGCCCAGGGCCGCAATGCCGCCCGGGTGCGGAGGCGGAGCCGGTGAACGTGGCCACCACCATCAAGAGCGACGAGGCGACCCCTCTCGCGCTGTCCCGGCGAGGGCTGACGCGGGGACAGAAGATCCTGCTCGGCGTGCTTCCGATCGCGGTCGCGGGCGGGCTTTATTTCGCCAATGCCCAAGGGGGCCCGGCCGATGCCGCGCCGCCGCCAGCGACCGTCACCGCGGCGGCGCCGGTCGTCCGCCAGATCACCGAGTGGGACGATTATTCGGGCCGGTTCGAGGCGAGCCGGTCGGTCGAGGTCCGCCCGCGGGTCTCGGGCGCGATCACCGGGGTCCACTTCCAGGACGGCGCCTATGTGCGTCAGGGCCAGCTCCTCTTCACCATCGATGCCCGGCCGTTCGCCGCGGCGCTCGCCGAAGCGCAGGCGGCGGTGCAGAGCGCGCGGAGCGACCTGTCGCTCGCCAGCGCCGACCTCGGCCGGGCGACCCGCCTGCTCGAGGTGGATGCGGTCTCGCGCAGCGACGTCGACCGGCTTCGCGCCAGGGTCCAGGCGGCGCAGGCGGCGCTGGCCGCGGCGCAGGCCCGGGTCCGCTCGCGCGCGCTGGACCTCAGCTTCACCCAGGTCCGCGCGCCGATCAGCGGGCGGATCTCCGACCGGCGGATCGATGCCGGCAATCTCGTCGCCGGCGGGATCGGCGCGGGGGAGGCGACCCTGCTCACGACCATCAACGCCCTCGACCCGGTCTATTTCACCTTCGACGCCTCGGAAGCGCTCTACCTCAAGGCCCGCCGGGCGCGGGAGAGCGGGGCAGGCTCGAGCGAGGTCGCGATCCGGCTCCAGGACGAGCGCGACTACAAGTGGCGCGGCCGGCTCGACTTCACCGACAACGGGATCGACGGGCGCTCCGGGACCATCCGCCTGCGCGCGGTGATCGCCAACCCGACCGGTTTCCTCACGCCGGGGATGTTCGGCAATGCGCGGCTTGCCAGCGGCGCTGCGACGATGGCGCTGATGGTGCCCGACGAAGCGGTCCAGACCGACCAGGCGCGCAAGGTGGTGACGGTGGTGGCAAGCGACGGCAGCCTGTCGCCGCGGCCCGTCACGGTCGGGCCGCTGCTCGACGGCCTGCGGGTCATTCGCTCAGGGCTCTCGCCCAATGACCGGGTGGTGATCGCCGGCGCGCAGCTCGCCATGCCCGGCGCCAAGGTGAAGGTGAAGCCCGGAGTGATCCAGCCCAGGCCCGCCACGGCCGCGCCGGCAGCGCCTTCCCAGCCGGCGGGCGAGGCGACCTTCACGGCCCGCTGACCCCGCGCCGCCAATCGATACTCAACGAACCCACGCCCCGGCGAGGAGCCGCACCCATGCGCCTGTCCCGTTTCTTCATCACCCGCCCGATCTTCGCGGCGGTGCTCGCCATCCTCATCACGGTGATGGGCGCCATCGCCTATTTCGCGCTGCCGGTGTCGCAATATCCCGACATCGTGCCGCCGACCGTGACGGTCAGCGCGAGCTATCCCGGCGCCTCGGCCGAGACCGTCGCGAGCACCGTCGCGGCGCCGATCGAGCAGGAGATCAACGGCGTCGACGGCATGATCTACATGTCCTCGCAATCGACCGGCGACGGGCGGCTGACGATCACCGTCACCTTCCGCCAGGGCACCGACCTCAACGCCGCGCAGGTGCTGGTCCAGAACCGCGTCGCGATCGCCGCCCCGCGGCTGCCGCAGGAAGTGCAGCGCCTCGGCGTCGTCACGCGCAAGACCTCGCCCGACTTCCTGATGGTGGTGAACCTCGTCTCGCCGGGCAACAAGCTCGACCGCGGCTACATGAGCAATTACGCGCTGACCCAGATCCGCGACCGTCTCGCGCGATTGGACGGGGTCGGTGACGTCCAGCTGTTCGGCGCGCGCGATTATGCGATGCGGGTGTGGATCGACCCCAGCCGCGCCGCCGCGCTCGACCTGACGGCGGGGGAGATCGTCGCCGCGCTTCGGGCGCAGAACGTCCAGGTCGCCGCGGGCACGCTCGGCCAGCCGCCCTACAACACGGGCGCGGCCTACCAGCTCAATGTCGAGGCGCAGGGCCGGCTGACCGACCCCCAGCAGTTCGCGCAGGTCGTGATCCGCAGCGATCCCGACGGCCGCCAAGTGCGGGTCTCGGATATCGCCCGGGTCGAGCTCGGCGCGGCCGACTATGCCTCCAATACCTATCTGTCGGGCGAGCCGACGGTGCTGCTCGGCGTGTTCCAGCGGCCCGGCTCGAACGCGCTCGCCGCCGCCGAGCTGGTGAAGAAGGAAATGGAGGCGGCCTCCAAGAGCTTCCCGCCGGGGCTCGAATACAAGGTGATCTACAATCCCACCGAATTCATCGCCCAGTCGATCGACGCGGTCGGCCATACGTTGCTCGAAGCGATCGTCCTCGTGGTGCTGGTGATCCTCGTCTTCCTCCAGCGCTGGCGCGCGGCGCTCATTCCGGTGCTCGCCATCCCCGTCTCGCTGATCGGCACCTTCGCGGTGCTGCAGATGGTCGGTTATTCGCTCAACAACCTGTCGTTGTTCGGGCTGGTGCTGGCGATCGGGATCGTGGTCGACGACGCCATCGTCGTGGTCGAGAATGTCGAGCGCAACCTCGCCAAGGGCATGACCGGGCTCGAGGCGGCGCGGACCTCGATGGACGAGGTGGCGGGCGCGCTGGTCGCGATCGTGCTGGTGCTGTGCGCGGTGTTCCTGCCGACCCTGTTCCTGAACGGCCTGTCGGGTGCTTTCTACCACCAGTTCGCGGTGACCATCTCGGCGGCGACGCTCATCTCGCTGCTGCTGTCGCTGACCCTGTCGCCGGCGATGGCCGCGCTGCTGCTCAAGCCGCACGGTCACGAGCCGCCGAAGAACCGGCTCGCCGCGCTGGCGCAAGGCGCGGGCGACCGCTTCAACCGAGCGTTCGAGCGGTTCGGCGAGGCTTATGCCGGCCTAACCCGGAAGCTGGTCCAGGCGCCCAAGCGGATGATGGCGGCCTATGCGGTGCTGATCGCGTTGACGGTGGGGATCTTCGCGGTCACCCCGACGGGCTTCATCCCGGCGCAGGACCAGGGTTATTTCCTGACTGTCATCC
This region includes:
- a CDS encoding efflux RND transporter permease subunit encodes the protein MRLSRFFITRPIFAAVLAILITVMGAIAYFALPVSQYPDIVPPTVTVSASYPGASAETVASTVAAPIEQEINGVDGMIYMSSQSTGDGRLTITVTFRQGTDLNAAQVLVQNRVAIAAPRLPQEVQRLGVVTRKTSPDFLMVVNLVSPGNKLDRGYMSNYALTQIRDRLARLDGVGDVQLFGARDYAMRVWIDPSRAAALDLTAGEIVAALRAQNVQVAAGTLGQPPYNTGAAYQLNVEAQGRLTDPQQFAQVVIRSDPDGRQVRVSDIARVELGAADYASNTYLSGEPTVLLGVFQRPGSNALAAAELVKKEMEAASKSFPPGLEYKVIYNPTEFIAQSIDAVGHTLLEAIVLVVLVILVFLQRWRAALIPVLAIPVSLIGTFAVLQMVGYSLNNLSLFGLVLAIGIVVDDAIVVVENVERNLAKGMTGLEAARTSMDEVAGALVAIVLVLCAVFLPTLFLNGLSGAFYHQFAVTISAATLISLLLSLTLSPAMAALLLKPHGHEPPKNRLAALAQGAGDRFNRAFERFGEAYAGLTRKLVQAPKRMMAAYAVLIALTVGIFAVTPTGFIPAQDQGYFLTVIQLPAGSSLERTDAVMRKVAARITPIPGVKGAVMLAGFDGASQTQAPNAAAAYIPLQSFEERAKLGVSLKDIMAEAQKRTTDINEARLLIVPPPLIQGIGSAGGYRMIVQDTGGHSFQELSGLSWALIGKANQTPGLRQVYTLFDVTTPRVYADIDRVKADMLGVPPERIFEALQVYLGSAFVNDFNLLGRTYRVTAQADAPYRASEADIANLKARSNSGAMVPIGSVATFEDRTGPYRVSRYNGFPAVEIDGDTAPGYSSGQSLNAMEKLAAEVLPAGFRTEWTGIAYQQKAAGSTATLVFALAVLFVFLVLAAQFESLVLPLAIILIVPMCLLAAMVGVNLRGMDNNVLTQVGLVVLIALAAKNAILIVEFAQQDEAAGMSPIEAAVRAARDRLRPILMTSFAFILGSVPLLIATGAGAELRQALGTAVFFGMVGVTAFGLIFTPTFYVVCRSLAERLRRRPAGKSSEPALLPAE
- a CDS encoding efflux RND transporter periplasmic adaptor subunit yields the protein MNVATTIKSDEATPLALSRRGLTRGQKILLGVLPIAVAGGLYFANAQGGPADAAPPPATVTAAAPVVRQITEWDDYSGRFEASRSVEVRPRVSGAITGVHFQDGAYVRQGQLLFTIDARPFAAALAEAQAAVQSARSDLSLASADLGRATRLLEVDAVSRSDVDRLRARVQAAQAALAAAQARVRSRALDLSFTQVRAPISGRISDRRIDAGNLVAGGIGAGEATLLTTINALDPVYFTFDASEALYLKARRARESGAGSSEVAIRLQDERDYKWRGRLDFTDNGIDGRSGTIRLRAVIANPTGFLTPGMFGNARLASGAATMALMVPDEAVQTDQARKVVTVVASDGSLSPRPVTVGPLLDGLRVIRSGLSPNDRVVIAGAQLAMPGAKVKVKPGVIQPRPATAAPAAPSQPAGEATFTAR